In the Pogona vitticeps strain Pit_001003342236 chromosome 2, PviZW2.1, whole genome shotgun sequence genome, CAGGTTATCTTTCCgactgaagctccttccacattccatgcatttatatggtttctcccctgtgtgaattcttagatgtAAACTCAACTGACTGCTACGCCTGAAGCTCTttctacattccatgcatttatatggtttttccccagtgtgagttctttgatgtaaattaagtttactgctgtgactgaaggtcttcccacattccatgcatttatatggtttctccccagtgtgattACTTTGATGCGAACTCAGGTGATCTTGCCGACTGaatttctttccacattctatgcatttatacggtttctcccctgtgtgaattcttagatGGGAACTGAAGTGACTGCtttgactgaagcacttcccacattccatgcatttatatggtttctccccagtgtgagttctttgatgtgaactcagggatattcggtgactgaagctctttccacattccatgcatttatatggtttctccccagtgtgaactcTCTTGCCACTTTCCATGcttttatatggtttctcccttgtgtgagttctttgatgtgaaatcAGGTGATCtttccgactgaagctctttccacattccatgcatttgtatggtttctccccagtgtgagttctttgatgggaactcaatTTATCTCTCttattgaagctctttccacattccatgcatttatatggtttctccccagtgtgagttctttgatgggaactcagtttacctctctgactgaagctctttccacattccatgcatttatatggttgctccccagtgtgagttctttgatgtgaactcaggtgagcTTGccgactgaagttctttccacattctatgcatttatacggtttctcccctgtgtgaattcttagatgtgAACTGAAGTGActcctctgactgaagctctttccacattccatgcatttatatggtttctccccagtgtgagttctttgatgtgaactcaagGTACTgatctgactgaagctctttccacattccatgcatttatatggcttctccccagtatgagttcttttATGTGATCTAAGCGTACTGCtatgactgaagttctttccacattccatacatttatatggcttctccccagtatgagttcttttATGTGATCTAAGCGTACTGctttcactgaagctctttccacattccatgcatttatatggtttctccccagtgtcaGTTCTTTGATGTGGTCTAAGCGTACTGCTTTCACTGAAcgtcttctcacattccatgggtttatatggtttctccccagtgtgaattcttagaTGTAAACTCAACTGACTGCTACACcggaagttctttccacattccatgcatttataaggtttctcccaagtgtgagttctttgatggcaaCTGAGCGTACTGCTCTTACTGAATCTCTTTCCATGTTGTAGGCATTTGTATTGTCTCACTGCTCAGGGATTTGTCACTTGAAGTACAATCACTGTGCATCATTatgctctttcctttttctatgcATTGACCTCGTTTCTCCTCTAGGTAAACTATGCGAAGTCCACTTTCATCTGAGGAACCCTTGAATGTTTATCTGCCCAGGGAaatttttgtccttttccttGTTGATTTTTTCACCTGATCAGAAGTGCATCAAATTCTATAGCTGTCGAAGCTGGagttttctttatctcttttttttcct is a window encoding:
- the LOC140703736 gene encoding uncharacterized protein LOC140703736, whose amino-acid sequence is MECGKNFRCSSQLSLHLRIHTGEKPYKPMECEKTFSESSTLRPHQRTDTGEKPYKCMECGKSFSESSTLRSHKRTHTGEKPYKCMECGKNFSHSSTLRSHKRTHTGEKPYKCMECGKSFSQISTLSSHQRTHTGEKPYKCMECGKSFSQRSHFSSHLRIHTGEKPYKCIECGKNFSRQAHLSSHQRTHTGEQPYKCMECGKSFSQRGKLSSHQRTHTGEKPYKCMECGKSFNKRDKLSSHQRTHTGEKPYKCMECGKSFSRKDHLISHQRTHTREKPYKSMESGKRVHTGEKPYKCMECGKSFSHRISLSSHQRTHTGEKPYKCMECGKCFSQSSHFSSHLRIHTGEKPYKCIECGKKFSRQDHLSSHQSNHTGEKPYKCMECGKTFSHSSKLNLHQRTHTGEKPYKCMECRKSFRRSSQLSLHLRIHTGEKPYKCMECGRSFSRKDNLSSHLRTHTGEKLYKCMECGKRIHSVEKPYKCMECGKSFSQSGTVSSHQRTHTGEKPYKCMECEKTFSHNSKLNLHQRTHTGERPYKCMECGKCFSHSGTLSSHQRTHTGEKPYKCMECGKSFSDKSTLKSHQRTHTGEKPYKCMECGKSFSHSSALSSHQRTHTGEKPYKCMECGKSFSQRVHLSSHQRTHTGEKPYKCMECGKNFSRRVHLSLHQRTHTGEKPYKCMECGKSFSHRISLSSHQRTHTGEKPYKCIECGKCFSQSSHFSSHLRIHTGEKPYKCIECGKKFSRQDHLSSHQSNHTGEKPYKCMECGKTFSHSSKLNLHQRTHTGEKPYKCMECRKSFSRKDHLSCHLRTHTGEKLYKCMECGKRIHTGEKPCKCMECGKVFSQSTTVSSHQRTHTGEKP